The genomic window TTATCGAAGGAAGCAATGGCCTGTTGGAATAGCTGCTATCACATTGCTTTCCCACCCACTAGTCGATGTGATCGAAAAATGAAGAactgacaacagcagcaacagcagccgttcaagaatttggacctggagatctccatttccagcaactcCGAGGAACACCTCCAAGTGGTGTCGGgtatcaacgaagagccctcgactacaacaagacgaccaaagttgtttttttcctaggtctggggtctcccgcccctaagccctagaccatcacctaatcaccctcacccggcttgttgcttaacaacaacaacaacaacaccagcagcagcaacagcaaaataAGCAGCAGCAGCGACGAGCAGGATCTATTTAACAATGATGCAAACAcgacctcctcctccttcgtccCCAACACAAACGCACCACCGCAAACATTAATAAAACAACAGCCGTAGTTCTGTTTTTCTAAACAGAAATGGTTTCGCACAAGCATGTAGGAAAATGAGCAagtcaaatttacagaaaaaaaatgttgagcGACGCTAAGATGCACTTATCAAAGAATAGCAGGACAGTCTACCTTAACATATCAGAGTATGTGCAAGAAGACACTAAGAAAAAAATCATGTAAGTGTGTATCATTATAGCCAAGGAGAATGGGGCGAGCGACGTAGGTCCAGATTGAAAAATGTCTGAGACCTGGACTGTGGTTTAAAATCTTATGTCGCCTGTGGGAGATACTTTGCCTCAGTCGAAGTAAATTCTCAACTGAAGAATCAtctaaagaaaaaaactgaagtttTGTTGCATAAGATTTGTTTAAACCAGCAAAAGCACACTGGACTGTTTTTTAAAGTAACTTTGTGCATGTCATACATATTTGCAAATCCTGAGTTATGTTTATGTATTCGTCTGCATGTTTTGGATTCTCAAAGCACTTATGACTATAGAGAGTGTTGCTGTTTTCAACCCCCTCATTCGGTTGATTTTAAAtttcagatctttatattttgattaatatatctcTTTAAGGGATATATTATCTTCTATTGAGGCTATTACGTCCTTCACAAAGTATCTGGTCGGTTAACTTTGATCTTCGTATTTGTATATTTTGGTATACCCAATGTATGATTACTTTCCTATTCTCAGAACCTTTTTCTGATGTTTGTCCATACCATCACTTTTCTCTTAGCATTTCAGAATGCTGGCATAACTTCCAGAATGTAACTCGGAACTTTTATCATGTTTGTAGGTGTATGTTTCTTGCCTAAAACTGGGCCGGCAGAGATAATGTGGTTAATTGTTTCTCCCGCATCTTCATACATTCTGCAAATACTTACTGCATTCTACTTCATTTTATGCCTTTGATGGTTTCTAGTAGACTTTGACCCTGTGCCGCAATAAAGAAACCTTCAATTTCTGCGTTTCTCAACAAAAGCTAGGATTTTTTATTTCCACTCTTTTCAGATTTTTCCACTAATGGCCATATGGAGGTTTTTCTTGTAATTGTTTTATCATGTTATTCTGTcgcccaaattttattttagatgttAGCTGTTtccctatttctattatttctctaTTTACTTCACAGTATTGCAGCCTCTGTTCTATATTTTGCCTGCATTTAGTTTTGCTTAAATAATAGTCTGATTCATCTATAATAATACTTCCTATGATCCGTGTGTGTTGTACACCGTCTGGTTTATTGATGCttaaatatttgcatatctgTGTTTGATCTAATTTAATTTGATAGTGTTCTCAATGAATTTTTCACTGCTGTTTAAGTATTTGCATATCTGCGTATGGTCTaatccagtggttcccaaacttcttttttattcaGGCGCACCTTACAAGAAGTCAAAATATTTTGGCGCACTTTGTATACaaattctaaaatttattcaaaacgGGTTTTATACATATTAGAATAGCATAAACTATAAAGTAATATACAGATAATTACAAATACAGAAAAATTGCTTGTACTTACTCTTTATTCAATATATGAAGCAAAGTTATCACTGAAAAATGTTTTTTGGGAAACGTCTTCAATACTGGGACGTATTTGAGAAAGACAAAGCCTCATTTCTTCTTCGATGCAACTgagcctctcctctctctctctctctctctctctctctctctctctctttctctctctctctctctctatttctttctctctctctctctctctctctctctttcactctctctctctctctttggattTGATGTTATTTGAAAATCCCAAATTCTCATAAATACGATATGGAAAACTGCATCAAAACGGATAAAGTTTTTCTTTTGCTACTGGGGGTATTCTCCTATAATAGCAATCCAAACTGTATCAATTGGTAACTCAGCATTCTTGATTTTAAGTCCGCGATCACTGGATACAGATACCAATTCCTCTTCTTCACATATTCACAAATCAATATTCGATGGAATTTTTATGAAGGGATTTCAAACCCAAACATACTCTTCTGTGTTCAATGACGGAAAATAAAAGTCTATTTTTTTCTTCCAGATTTGTCAATTGTTCAAATACAATATGAGTCACTTCTTTTATGCAGCCTTTACGTATTAAGGGAAGCATTTCGAAGTTACCACCTTCAGCTCTATTTTCCAAATTACAACTTTATTCTTAAATGAAACCAACTTATCTGTCGAAGTGAGTATGTTTTCATTTCCGCCTTGTACACTTGTGTTGACGCTATTAAGTTGTGCAAATATCTCTGTTAAATATTCCAGCTTGGAAACCCAAAATTCACACTGTAGATATTCCAAGAAGCGTTCAacgtttttcttctttaattaaaaacaaacaattccttCTGGAGTTCATGTATGCGACGTAGCACCTTACATTTTGGGAGCCATGTAACTTTTGTGACTAAGCGCCTATGATGAGAATCCATATCAACACAAATTTGTTCAAATAAGTGACACTTCAACGGcctaattttaatataattaaccaTTTCAATAACTTGGGTTTAATACTTGCTCTACTGGTATTGTTTTTGAAACTAGCACCTCCCTATGTAGGAAGCAATGAGTACGTATAATATTAGGATTTTGCTGTTGTATGAGCGATACAAAACCTTTAATAGAGCCTATCATAGATGGTGCCCCGTTGGTACATATTCCAACACATGAATTCCAAGATAAATTCCATTTTTTGAGGTAGGCAGATAAAGTGTCTAAAATATGTTGACCTCTTGTAGTGAGTGGCATTTCTTCGCAACAAAAGAACTGATTTATGATTTGGTTACCACCAATAAAGCGAATAAATGTAAGTAATTGTGCTTTGTTGCTAATACCAGTTAATTCGTCAACCTGTAGAACAAATCCTGAGCTCTGAAGTTTGCTCTGTACATTTCCATCTATATTAGCAGATAAATCCATAATTCTCCTATGGATTGTATTTTTGAGAGCAGAATCTTGCTTATTTCTTGCTCGACTTCATCACCTAACATGATCTTAACCATCTTTCTACAAGCAGGCAAGATAATCGACTCGGCTAAAGTATGCGATTTCGTTTGTAGTGCAATCATTTCGGCTATATCAATAAACGTGACTTGAGCCTTATCAGAAGCATTCGACCTTTTTTCAAGGACTGTTCTAGCAGTCTTTGGAAATAATTCAGATCCTTACATTGAAAATGTGAGTGTTTAGTTATAAAATGTTTTTTCAACTTGCTAGGCAACATGCCTTCGTTAGACATCTTTTCACCACAAATAACATACAGTGGAAGAGGTTGATCCACGTTGCCAGTCCTATGAAACCCAAACTTTAAATAGCTATTGCAATATATACGATTGGGTCGAGCTTTCGCATTATCATCACTACGCTTGGTTGCTTTTGACGAACGTTCGCTTCAGATTCATAATCGTCACTGTTGTGTTTCTTCTTAAACTTTTCCATTTCATGGGTGATTTTGTCTGTTGATATGAATTGTATCACACAAAGAACACATATTACTAATAGAGTCAAACTGAGACTGAGACATGTGACCAGTGAGCTGTAAAAAGTGACAGCATGTCACATATTATCGGACTCTTTTGAGAtgtctttcaaaattaattgaaaagataaaaaaatgttgccactatatgaatgaaaaaaattaaaatacagccGTATTAAAAGAGTTAGTTCAACATCATATATTTTAGTTCAATAGTTTATTTTTCACACttattattgaaatgaaaactGCTGAGATTACGACCGAAATAAACTGAAGCATAGCCATGCACTGAATATATCCATAAGACATCAATTTCGAGGATAGATTGATGCTTAGTCCTTATCCTTATGAAATTTAAGATTC from Octopus sinensis linkage group LG19, ASM634580v1, whole genome shotgun sequence includes these protein-coding regions:
- the LOC115222354 gene encoding protein ZBED8-like, whose product is MDLSANIDGNVQSKLQSSGFVLQVDELTGISNKAQLLTFIRFIGGNQIINQFFCCEEMPLTTRGQHILDTLSAYLKKWNLSWNSCVGICTNGAPSMIGSIKGFVSLIQQQNPNIIRTHCFLHREVLVSKTIPVEQVLNPSY